CGAAGATCATCTCGAAGATAACGATACCGATGGTGGAGGACAGATAGCGTGAGAAATACCAGAGTGACGCTGCCGAACCCTGATCGTCCTCCGGCGTGGATGAAAGGACGAGTCTGAGATTCGGTGCGGAAAAGAGCCCCATAGAGATTCCGCGAAAGGCAAGCGCGGTAAGGATCGCCACAAGTGCGATGGTATTGTCAAAAATAACGAAGATACCGACGGATAGAAAGAGGAAGAGTCCTGCAAGAACACAGAGACGCCGTGAGCCGATCCGGTCTGAAAGTGCACCGGACGTGGGGCCGGTGAAGATGATGAGCAGAGAAGGAGCAAGGAGCAGAAGACCGGTAAAGCCTGTTGAATACCCCTTCACAATTTCAAGATAGATCGGTATCAGGAACGTCATTCCGGAGAGGACAAGCCGGTTGAACATTGCTGCGCCGATTCCTGCCGAAATTCCAGGATTTTTCAGCATTCCTAACTGAAGCAGCGGGGAGGGAGTATGCTTCTCCCACGTGATGAATAAGAGCGAACATATTCCTGAGAGAATGATTGCTCCGATGATGGGAACGGAGTGCCACCCCATCTCTTCGCCCAGCGAAAGGGCATACGTAAAGAGACCCGCCGAGAGGATGACAAGCAGTGCTCCGGCGAAATCAAAGGCAGGGGGTTGTGTTCGCTGGACGGTATCTCCGGGAATAAATATGCAGGCGATGATGAGCGCGAACAGTCCGACGGGAACATTCATGAAAAAGATCCATTGCCATGAGAGGAAATGAACGATAATACCGCCGATACCAAATCCAGCGGCAAGACCCAGACCATTTGCAAGAGACAGATACCCCAGTCCCCTGCCACGGGTCTGCGCAGGCAGGGAGACGGAGAGTATGGCAGATCCTGTGGCGATGATCATCGCACCCCCGATTCCCTGAACCGCACGGAAGAGGATCAGTTCGGGAAGACTTCCGGACGCACCACAAAAAAACGAACCGGCGGTAAAGATTGCAAATCCTGCCACGAATATTTTCTTTCTGCCCCATACATCGCCCAGACGGCCAAAGGGTATCAGAAAGCCGGTAATTACCAGCAGGTAGATGATGAGAACCCAGGATGCCGCACTCGTCCCCACGTCAAAATACCGTGATATCGAAGTAAGGGCGATGATAACGATGCTTGAGTCCGTTGCTCCCATAAATGAACCGAGAACAACGGCAGCAACGATCATGCGTCTCACGAAGCGTTCATCTGTCCTGTACATTGGGGGGGCCTTCCTGCGTTGGTAGTCTATCGTTGTCGGTCAAATGAAAAGTGATTTCCGCATTCTCCGGGACGGACCACTATGCGGGTCACAACCGGATGAACGGATGACAAACAAAATGAATCGTATTTTCCGGCTTTGATATCGGAAAAACACAGCCATACGGCAGGAAAATCACGGACGCCGCCCCTCACCGGTATGAGAGAAGAGGCTGCCCCTGCAGAAAAGAATAGCAATATATCCCACAATGCCATAAAAAACAGTATTACCGAGATTTGGGAGATTTAGACAGATGAATTCGCAGATATCAGAAAACCAGAGTGATACCGAAGAAAAACAGGAAGTCATGGAGGGAGTCTTCATCTCCCCGCAGATCATCCACACAAAATTGGGCGACGTGGAAGTGGACATCACCGAAGGGGACGGGCCGGTGCTCTTAGGCAGCCACGGCGGTCTCGGCGGTGTGGACCAGTGCCGGGTGGCAATTGACTTTGCCGGCTCTGATTTCCGGCTTCTGTCCCTCTCCCGGCCGGGGTATCTCGGGACACCGCTTGAAAGCGGGAAGACGCTTGACGAACAGGCGGATCTCTTCGCGGCTGTCCTCGACGAGTTGGGCATTGAGAAGGTTGCGGTCTTCTCCATCTCAGCGGGCGGCCCGTTTGCCTACACCTTTGCGATCCGCCACCCGGACCGTATCTGGGCGCTCGTTACCGCAGACTCCGTGAGCGGGTTCTATGATATGCCGGAGAAGGCGGGCGCCCTGACGCAGATGTTCTTCCTGTCCGACACCGGCCAGGCACTCCTCCGGAAGATGACGAAGGCAAAACCGGACGCGTTCATTAAGGAGATCTTCAAGAGCGAGGCATACTTCACCAAAGAGCAGATGCAGGAGCACCTGGACTTTGTTCTCTCCGACCCCGAGGCGCATAAATTTGTCACCGCATTCATGAACACGATGTACCCCTATCGCCCGCGGAAGGCAGGGACGGAGAACGACATGGTGATCACGCGGGAGCTGTACCACCTCGCGGTGGAAGAGATCACCTGCCCGACGCTCGTCATCCACGGCACCCATGATGCGGACGTGAAATTCTACGACGGCGTCTATGTCTATGAGCATGTTCCGAACGCGGAACGATTCTGGATTGAAGAGGGGTCACATCTCGCGTTCTGGATCAACCCGCATGCAAAAGAGGCGCAGGCGTATGCGCTGGACTTCCTGAAACGGCACCTGCCGGAGTAACGCTCCCGGAACCGGGTTACCCGTTGAAGTGATGGAATTCATACGTGTTCCGTATGAACTCCTGCTTCCGGTGCGTACTGCCCTTCACCGGCGGCTTCAGGTATCCCACCTCAGGTGTCTGGTGGGCCGGACAGAACGGGCAGAGGGCGGAATCGACGTCATTCGCCTTTGTCCGGACCGGGCAGTAATAGGTGCCCTCGATGAGCTGGACCGTGTCGCCGCCCGGAAACGGCATCC
Above is a window of Methanogenium organophilum DNA encoding:
- a CDS encoding MFS transporter, with protein sequence MYRTDERFVRRMIVAAVVLGSFMGATDSSIVIIALTSISRYFDVGTSAASWVLIIYLLVITGFLIPFGRLGDVWGRKKIFVAGFAIFTAGSFFCGASGSLPELILFRAVQGIGGAMIIATGSAILSVSLPAQTRGRGLGYLSLANGLGLAAGFGIGGIIVHFLSWQWIFFMNVPVGLFALIIACIFIPGDTVQRTQPPAFDFAGALLVILSAGLFTYALSLGEEMGWHSVPIIGAIILSGICSLLFITWEKHTPSPLLQLGMLKNPGISAGIGAAMFNRLVLSGMTFLIPIYLEIVKGYSTGFTGLLLLAPSLLIIFTGPTSGALSDRIGSRRLCVLAGLFLFLSVGIFVIFDNTIALVAILTALAFRGISMGLFSAPNLRLVLSSTPEDDQGSAASLWYFSRYLSSTIGIVIFEMIFDHWIRKDVAPGTAGAVHLVSPIATVEAAFDTAFMIGVIFVIVMIILTLLIREGKEHCEPADFDIRD
- a CDS encoding alpha/beta fold hydrolase, which gives rise to MNSQISENQSDTEEKQEVMEGVFISPQIIHTKLGDVEVDITEGDGPVLLGSHGGLGGVDQCRVAIDFAGSDFRLLSLSRPGYLGTPLESGKTLDEQADLFAAVLDELGIEKVAVFSISAGGPFAYTFAIRHPDRIWALVTADSVSGFYDMPEKAGALTQMFFLSDTGQALLRKMTKAKPDAFIKEIFKSEAYFTKEQMQEHLDFVLSDPEAHKFVTAFMNTMYPYRPRKAGTENDMVITRELYHLAVEEITCPTLVIHGTHDADVKFYDGVYVYEHVPNAERFWIEEGSHLAFWINPHAKEAQAYALDFLKRHLPE